A genomic segment from Burkholderia plantarii encodes:
- a CDS encoding electron transfer flavoprotein subunit alpha/FixB family protein, with protein MNTIKRLDPRRPFVVTAAGLKRITLGETAAAGASLALWTGHAHGREATKPRRTLDAAGQVLLVVAHPERGALDDHARQAVAAAALIADAHTAVALLSFGELKDDPAALGIDRLIELPGFERRAFAPDDELHALLGCAAALSPRHVFVPDNATGDGDLGRRYAAALGASVAANVVEIDAQHVGVHADAKRRFATRALPDVVLLAPNAVEPKLPFVGAGERLDPSFVPGGGARAGAGGGLYRDLGLEEINAAQVALEEADFIVSAGNGVTDIGAFEQLAGVFGAAIGASRVAVDNGHFTRDKQVGATGKTVEASVYIAFGISGAVQHLQGIKDCRHVIAVNLDASAPIARRANLTVVGDAQATIAALIEQVNAARAARGRADEPGARHLEGVAA; from the coding sequence ATGAACACGATCAAACGACTCGATCCGCGCCGGCCGTTCGTGGTCACGGCGGCCGGACTCAAGCGCATCACGCTCGGCGAGACGGCCGCGGCGGGCGCCAGCCTCGCGCTCTGGACCGGCCACGCCCACGGCAGGGAAGCGACGAAACCGCGCCGCACGCTCGACGCGGCCGGCCAGGTGCTGCTGGTGGTGGCGCATCCCGAACGCGGCGCGCTCGACGATCACGCGCGGCAGGCCGTGGCCGCCGCGGCGCTGATCGCCGACGCGCACACCGCCGTCGCGCTGCTGTCGTTCGGCGAACTGAAGGACGACCCGGCCGCGCTCGGCATCGACCGGCTCATCGAGCTGCCCGGCTTCGAGCGCCGCGCGTTCGCGCCCGACGACGAACTGCACGCGCTGCTCGGCTGCGCCGCCGCGCTCTCGCCGCGCCATGTGTTCGTGCCCGACAACGCCACCGGCGACGGCGACCTCGGCCGCCGCTATGCCGCCGCGCTCGGCGCGAGCGTGGCCGCCAACGTGGTCGAGATCGACGCGCAGCACGTCGGCGTCCACGCCGACGCGAAGCGCCGGTTCGCCACGCGCGCGCTGCCCGACGTGGTGCTGCTCGCGCCGAACGCGGTGGAGCCGAAGCTGCCGTTCGTCGGCGCCGGCGAGCGGCTCGATCCGTCGTTCGTGCCCGGCGGCGGCGCGCGCGCGGGCGCCGGCGGCGGCCTCTACCGCGATCTCGGCCTGGAGGAGATCAATGCGGCGCAGGTCGCGCTGGAGGAAGCCGATTTCATCGTCTCGGCCGGCAACGGCGTGACCGACATCGGCGCGTTCGAGCAACTGGCCGGCGTGTTCGGCGCGGCGATCGGCGCGAGCCGCGTGGCGGTGGACAACGGCCACTTCACGCGCGACAAGCAGGTGGGCGCCACCGGCAAGACCGTCGAGGCCAGCGTCTACATCGCGTTCGGCATCTCGGGCGCGGTCCAGCATCTGCAGGGCATCAAGGACTGCCGGCACGTGATCGCCGTGAACCTCGACGCGAGCGCGCCGATCGCCAGGCGCGCGAACCTGACCGTGGTGGGCGACGCGCAGGCGACCATCGCCGCGCTGATCGAACAAGTCAACGCCGCGCGCGCGGCCCGCGGCCGTGCCGACGAGCCCGGCGCGCGGCATCTGGAAGGAGTGGCCGCATGA
- a CDS encoding glycine betaine ABC transporter substrate-binding protein: MKFIGKLAWCGAFAALLTVCAPASADTKPTLKIGYVEGWDDSVATTNVAAQIIEKKFGYPVQLVPVAAGVMWQGVARGDLDATLSAWLPVTHGAYWDQFKTKVVDLGANYPGAKIGLIVPSYVKARSIADLEGEKADFAGRIVGIDAGAGVMRKTDDAIKAYGLSYTLLASSGSAMTAELSRAENAKKPIIVTGWVPHWMFAKWDLRFLDDPKKIYGEAEHVDSVANPALETKAKPVVAFLKKFQWKPGELDSVMLAIQGGAKPDVAAGQWIAAHGDRVKAWTDGAQ, translated from the coding sequence ATGAAGTTCATCGGAAAGCTGGCCTGGTGCGGCGCGTTCGCCGCGCTGCTGACGGTCTGTGCCCCCGCTTCCGCCGACACCAAGCCGACGCTGAAGATCGGCTACGTGGAAGGCTGGGACGACAGCGTCGCGACCACCAACGTCGCCGCGCAGATCATCGAGAAGAAGTTCGGCTATCCGGTGCAGCTGGTGCCGGTGGCCGCAGGCGTGATGTGGCAGGGCGTGGCGCGCGGCGACCTCGACGCGACGCTGTCGGCCTGGCTGCCCGTCACGCACGGCGCGTACTGGGATCAGTTCAAGACCAAGGTGGTCGACCTCGGCGCGAACTACCCGGGCGCGAAGATCGGCCTGATCGTGCCGAGCTACGTGAAGGCCAGGAGCATCGCCGACCTGGAGGGCGAGAAGGCCGACTTCGCCGGGCGCATCGTCGGGATCGACGCGGGCGCGGGCGTGATGCGCAAGACCGACGACGCGATCAAGGCCTACGGCCTCAGCTACACGCTGCTGGCCAGCTCGGGCAGCGCGATGACGGCCGAGCTGTCGCGTGCCGAGAATGCCAAGAAGCCGATCATCGTGACCGGCTGGGTGCCGCACTGGATGTTCGCGAAGTGGGACCTGCGCTTCCTCGATGATCCGAAGAAGATCTACGGCGAGGCCGAGCACGTGGACAGCGTCGCGAACCCGGCGCTGGAAACCAAGGCCAAGCCGGTGGTGGCGTTCCTGAAGAAGTTCCAGTGGAAGCCGGGCGAGCTTGATTCGGTGATGCTCGCGATCCAGGGCGGCGCGAAGCCGGACGTGGCTGCTGGGCAGTGGATCGCGGCCCACGGCGACCGTGTGAAGGCCTGGACCGACGGCGCGCAGTAA
- a CDS encoding sigma-70 family RNA polymerase sigma factor, whose translation MTDSRPDLQLGSQPAPRAGAFPDFFVLQRRRLLSIAYRMLGSHAEAEDVVQDAWLRWQASATAELREPAAWLTTVVSRLSIDRLRALRTEREARRDGWLPEPWLEPAAPSVEDLVLDGAQLSHGLMLLLERLSPDERAAFLLREAFDCDYAAIGAALERSEAHCRQLVHRARGRLARAGQALQPADLARRQEVERLRAAIEAQDQAAVLDALAGVRRVGDASEPVHASARGEPVALGADAGFAWMEDGEITALWVPCLDADGRPTLRVVTQAAALAAANRAVGRKAVAALLARLFRGAALASPAVSG comes from the coding sequence ATGACCGACTCTCGGCCCGATCTCCAGCTTGGTTCTCAGCCCGCCCCGCGCGCGGGCGCGTTCCCCGATTTCTTCGTGCTCCAGCGTCGGCGCCTGCTGTCGATCGCGTACCGGATGCTCGGCAGCCACGCGGAAGCCGAGGACGTCGTGCAGGACGCGTGGCTGCGCTGGCAGGCCAGCGCCACGGCCGAGCTGCGCGAACCGGCGGCATGGCTGACCACGGTGGTCTCGCGGCTGTCGATCGACCGGCTGCGGGCGCTGCGCACCGAACGCGAGGCGCGGCGGGACGGCTGGCTGCCCGAGCCGTGGCTCGAGCCGGCCGCGCCGTCCGTCGAGGATCTCGTGCTGGACGGCGCCCAGCTGTCCCATGGCCTGATGCTGCTGCTCGAACGGCTCTCGCCCGACGAGCGCGCGGCGTTCCTGCTGCGCGAGGCGTTCGACTGCGATTACGCCGCGATCGGCGCCGCGCTCGAACGCTCCGAGGCGCACTGCCGGCAACTCGTGCATCGCGCGCGCGGCCGGCTGGCTCGTGCCGGGCAGGCGCTGCAGCCGGCCGATCTCGCGCGGCGGCAGGAGGTCGAACGGCTGCGCGCCGCGATCGAGGCGCAGGATCAGGCGGCCGTGCTCGACGCGCTGGCCGGCGTGCGGCGCGTGGGCGACGCGAGCGAGCCGGTACACGCGAGCGCGCGCGGCGAGCCGGTGGCGCTGGGCGCCGACGCCGGTTTCGCCTGGATGGAGGACGGCGAGATCACGGCGCTGTGGGTGCCGTGCCTCGACGCGGACGGCCGCCCGACGCTGCGCGTCGTCACGCAGGCCGCCGCGCTGGCGGCCGCGAACCGGGCCGTCGGGCGGAAGGCGGTGGCCGCGCTGCTGGCCCGCCTGTTCCGTGGCGCGGCGCTTGCGAGTCCGGCCGTATCCGGCTGA
- a CDS encoding aromatic ring-hydroxylating oxygenase subunit alpha — MNQTADIRALVARRQAGYSLEAPFYLSEEIFQLDMDAIFRRHWIQVAIEPDVPEPGDYVTVELGSDSILIVRDDDMEIRAFHNVCRHRGARLCNEDKGSVGNIVCPYHSWTYNLSGALMFAEHMGEKFDRCKHSLKPVHLQNLGGLLFICLADEPPADFATLRAAMEPYLLPHDLPNTKIAAQIDIIEEGNWKLTMENNRECYHCVANHPELTISLYEYGFGYQPSPATAEGMAAFERTCVEREQQWGELGLPSVEVERLLDTTGFRTQRLPLDRSGESQTLDAKVASKKLLGEFERADLGGLSFWTQPNSWHHFMSDHIVTFSVIPLSAGKTLVRTKWLVHRDAKEGIDYDVKNLTAVWNATNDQDRALVEFSQRGAASSAYEPGPYSPYTEGLVEKFSAWYIGRMAAYLGA; from the coding sequence ATGAATCAAACGGCAGACATTCGTGCGCTGGTGGCGCGCCGCCAAGCGGGTTACAGCCTGGAAGCCCCGTTCTATCTGAGCGAGGAGATTTTCCAGCTCGACATGGACGCGATCTTCCGCCGGCACTGGATCCAGGTCGCGATCGAGCCCGACGTGCCGGAGCCGGGCGACTACGTGACGGTCGAGCTCGGCAGCGACTCGATCCTGATCGTGCGCGACGACGACATGGAGATCCGCGCGTTCCACAACGTGTGCCGCCACCGCGGCGCGCGCCTTTGCAACGAGGACAAGGGTTCGGTCGGCAACATCGTCTGCCCGTACCACAGCTGGACCTACAACCTGAGCGGCGCGCTGATGTTCGCCGAGCACATGGGCGAGAAGTTCGACCGCTGCAAGCACAGCCTGAAGCCGGTGCATCTGCAGAACCTGGGCGGCCTGCTGTTCATCTGCCTCGCCGACGAACCGCCCGCCGACTTCGCCACGCTACGCGCCGCGATGGAGCCGTACCTGCTGCCGCACGACCTGCCGAACACGAAGATCGCCGCGCAGATCGACATCATCGAGGAAGGCAACTGGAAGCTGACGATGGAGAACAACCGCGAGTGCTATCACTGCGTCGCGAACCATCCGGAGCTGACCATCTCGCTGTACGAATACGGCTTCGGCTACCAGCCGTCGCCGGCCACCGCCGAGGGCATGGCCGCGTTCGAGCGCACCTGCGTGGAGCGCGAGCAGCAATGGGGCGAGCTGGGGCTGCCGTCGGTGGAGGTCGAGCGGCTGCTCGACACCACCGGCTTTCGCACCCAGCGCCTGCCGCTCGACCGCAGCGGCGAATCGCAGACGCTCGACGCGAAGGTCGCCTCGAAGAAGCTGCTCGGCGAATTCGAGCGCGCCGACCTCGGCGGCCTGTCGTTCTGGACCCAGCCGAACTCGTGGCACCACTTCATGAGCGACCACATCGTGACGTTCTCGGTGATCCCGCTGTCGGCCGGCAAGACGCTGGTGCGCACCAAGTGGCTGGTCCACAGGGACGCGAAGGAAGGCATCGACTACGACGTGAAGAACCTGACGGCGGTCTGGAACGCCACCAACGACCAGGATCGCGCGCTGGTGGAGTTCTCGCAGCGCGGCGCGGCCAGCAGCGCCTACGAGCCGGGCCCGTATTCGCCGTACACGGAAGGGCTGGTCGAGAAGTTCTCGGCCTGGTACATCGGCCGCATGGCCGCCTATCTGGGCGCTTGA
- the clpP gene encoding ATP-dependent Clp endopeptidase proteolytic subunit ClpP has translation MPLSLQPWSSSLGLVPTVIEQSGRGERAYDIYSRLLRERIVFLVGPVNEQSASLVVAQLLFLESENPDKDISLYINSPGGSVYDGLAIYDTMQFIKPAVSTLCTGLAASMGTSLLAAGRKGKRYALPNARIMIHQPSGGSQGTAADIGIQAREVLYLRERLNAVMADCTGQSIARIERDTDRDHFMSAEDARRYGLIDEVLTTRHALA, from the coding sequence ATGCCGCTCTCGCTTCAACCGTGGTCGTCGAGTCTCGGGCTCGTGCCGACCGTCATCGAACAATCGGGGCGCGGCGAACGCGCCTACGACATCTATTCCCGGCTGCTGCGCGAGCGGATCGTGTTCCTGGTCGGCCCCGTCAACGAGCAGTCGGCGAGCCTCGTGGTCGCCCAGCTGCTGTTCCTCGAATCGGAGAACCCCGACAAGGACATCTCGCTCTACATCAATTCGCCGGGCGGCTCGGTCTACGACGGGCTCGCGATCTACGACACCATGCAGTTCATCAAGCCGGCCGTCTCGACGCTCTGCACCGGCCTGGCCGCCAGCATGGGCACCTCGCTGCTGGCCGCCGGCCGCAAGGGCAAGCGCTACGCGCTGCCGAACGCACGGATCATGATCCACCAGCCCTCGGGCGGCAGCCAGGGCACGGCCGCCGACATCGGCATCCAGGCGCGCGAGGTGCTGTACCTGCGCGAACGGCTCAATGCCGTGATGGCCGACTGCACCGGGCAGAGCATCGCGCGGATCGAGCGCGACACCGACCGCGACCACTTCATGTCGGCCGAGGACGCGAGGCGCTACGGCCTGATCGACGAGGTGCTCACGACGCGGCACGCGCTGGCCTGA
- a CDS encoding (Fe-S)-binding protein: MNPAFLITALLWLSVAGLAFAVAKRSAYWRGGRATAPGAFGIGHLFTIPKRYFVDLHHVVARDPYIARTHVATAGGAIAALALVFVNYGLAIYSPWLDRLIFLAALAMLVGAVFVWRRRAARDVPARLSRGPWNTLPWLLGSFALGLVLFALVPAGAMSGAFAVLCALLIAVGAFAMTFGAARGGPMKHAIAGLLHLAFHPRQERFAASRESYTGNGTAVPPTALKLPDIEQREYGAGKPVEFRWNQLLSFDACVQCGKCEAACPAFASGQPLNPKKLIQDLVTGMAGGTDAGYAGSPTPGIAVGRHGGQPDGPIVSGLIEADTLWSCTTCRACVQECPMLIEHVDAIVDMRRNQTLVHGTVPGKGAEVIANLRETGTMGGFDTAARYDWSVDLEAPVAQPGRPVDVLIVAGEGAFDMRYQRTLRAFVKVLNKAGVDYAVLGRAETDTGDTARRLGDEATFQQMAKRLIATLDALSFKQIVTADPHVMHSLRNEYRALGARYTVKHHTAFVAELAEAGRITPKAGETLREKKITYHDPCYLGRYNGETEAPRKLLKTIGIQVVEMERNGMRARCCGGGGGAPLTDIPGKQRIPDIRIADARAIGAEIVAVGCPNCTAMLEGVVGPRPDVLDVAELVAASLE; the protein is encoded by the coding sequence ATGAATCCGGCTTTCCTGATTACCGCGCTGCTGTGGCTGTCGGTGGCGGGGCTCGCGTTCGCGGTCGCGAAGCGCTCGGCCTACTGGCGCGGCGGGCGCGCCACGGCGCCGGGCGCGTTCGGCATCGGCCACCTGTTCACGATCCCGAAGCGCTATTTCGTCGACCTGCACCACGTGGTGGCGCGCGATCCGTACATCGCCAGGACCCACGTGGCCACCGCCGGCGGCGCGATCGCGGCGCTCGCGCTGGTGTTCGTCAACTACGGCCTCGCGATCTACTCGCCGTGGCTCGACCGGCTGATCTTCCTGGCCGCGCTGGCGATGCTGGTGGGCGCGGTGTTCGTCTGGCGCCGCCGCGCGGCGCGCGACGTGCCGGCACGCCTGTCGCGCGGGCCGTGGAATACGCTGCCCTGGCTGCTCGGCTCGTTCGCGCTCGGCCTCGTGCTGTTCGCGCTGGTGCCGGCCGGCGCGATGTCGGGCGCGTTCGCGGTGCTCTGCGCGCTGCTGATCGCCGTCGGCGCGTTCGCGATGACGTTCGGCGCCGCCCGGGGCGGCCCGATGAAGCACGCCATCGCCGGCCTGCTGCACCTGGCGTTCCATCCGCGCCAGGAGCGCTTCGCCGCGAGCCGGGAGAGCTACACCGGCAACGGCACGGCGGTGCCGCCCACCGCGCTGAAGCTGCCCGACATCGAGCAGCGCGAGTACGGCGCGGGCAAGCCGGTGGAGTTCCGCTGGAACCAGCTGCTGAGCTTCGACGCCTGCGTGCAGTGCGGCAAGTGCGAGGCGGCCTGCCCGGCGTTCGCCTCGGGCCAGCCGCTGAACCCGAAGAAGCTGATCCAGGATCTCGTGACCGGCATGGCGGGCGGCACCGACGCCGGCTACGCGGGCAGCCCGACGCCGGGCATCGCCGTGGGCCGCCATGGCGGCCAGCCGGACGGCCCGATCGTTTCGGGGCTGATCGAGGCCGACACGCTGTGGTCCTGCACCACCTGCCGCGCCTGCGTGCAGGAGTGCCCGATGCTGATCGAGCACGTGGACGCGATCGTCGACATGCGCCGCAACCAGACGCTGGTCCACGGCACGGTGCCGGGCAAGGGCGCGGAAGTGATCGCGAACCTGCGCGAGACCGGTACGATGGGCGGCTTCGACACCGCCGCGCGCTACGACTGGTCGGTCGACCTGGAGGCGCCGGTGGCGCAGCCGGGCCGCCCGGTGGACGTGCTGATCGTGGCCGGCGAGGGCGCCTTCGACATGCGCTACCAGCGCACGCTGCGCGCGTTCGTGAAGGTGCTGAACAAGGCCGGCGTGGACTACGCCGTGCTCGGCCGCGCCGAGACCGACACCGGCGACACCGCGCGCCGGCTCGGCGACGAGGCCACCTTCCAGCAGATGGCGAAACGCCTGATCGCCACGCTCGACGCGCTGTCGTTCAAGCAGATCGTGACGGCCGACCCGCACGTGATGCACAGCCTGCGCAACGAGTACCGCGCGCTCGGCGCGCGCTACACGGTCAAGCACCACACGGCGTTCGTCGCCGAGCTGGCCGAGGCCGGCCGGATCACGCCGAAGGCGGGCGAGACGCTGCGCGAGAAAAAGATCACCTACCACGATCCCTGCTATCTCGGCCGCTACAACGGCGAGACCGAGGCGCCGCGCAAGCTGCTGAAGACGATCGGCATCCAGGTGGTGGAGATGGAGCGCAACGGCATGCGCGCACGCTGCTGCGGCGGCGGGGGCGGCGCGCCGCTCACCGACATCCCCGGCAAGCAGCGGATTCCCGACATCCGCATCGCCGACGCGCGCGCGATCGGCGCCGAGATCGTCGCGGTGGGCTGCCCGAACTGCACCGCGATGCTCGAAGGCGTGGTGGGACCGCGCCCCGACGTGCTCGACGTCGCCGAACTCGTCGCCGCCTCGCTGGAGTGA
- a CDS encoding APC family permease translates to MSQAGLRARSTREVDKTISHEENGRTLHRGLSWKDAFWVTSGVPAGVLFTIGGVCATIGQPAWAVWIGAITMGLIQSATYAEISGLFPHKSGGASVYGAIGWVRYGKLIAPVSVWCNWLAWSPMLALGCGLAASYALTSLFPADAAIQHWQWTLANLGFIKPGLTLRINATFVIAAALLLITFRLQHSGASKAARTQRILGIASLTPLLIVGIVPFVTGDVPMSHLLPLLPLGHDAHGNLTAERFGAWNGQGVVMALGAMFMAGWASYGFETAVCYTREFRDPRRDTARAIFWSGALCLVVMTLVPMAFQGALGTGAMLDPRIGDGTGVAAAMARMVGGGAWVANAIVVMLMLSILLIVMTSMMGSSRTLYQASVDGWLPKYLSHVNDHGSPTRAMWTDLGFNLVLLMMSDYMTVLSISNVCYMIFVFLNLQSGWIHRMDRGGWERPFRCPTWLLVAGSVCGYLNLVYVGAGANLQGDGTLRNGLIAMLLIVPVFLYRHYWQDRGRFPEPMRRDMALDVPRRHRLYDAAPYVALIAAALTIAVSYRLAWG, encoded by the coding sequence ATGAGTCAAGCCGGACTGCGCGCGCGCAGCACCCGCGAGGTCGATAAGACCATCTCACATGAAGAAAACGGCCGCACGCTGCACCGCGGCCTCAGCTGGAAGGATGCCTTCTGGGTGACGAGCGGCGTGCCGGCCGGCGTGCTGTTCACGATCGGCGGCGTGTGCGCCACCATCGGCCAGCCGGCGTGGGCCGTCTGGATCGGCGCGATCACGATGGGCCTGATCCAGAGCGCGACTTATGCGGAAATCTCGGGGCTGTTTCCGCATAAGTCGGGCGGCGCGTCGGTGTACGGCGCGATCGGCTGGGTGCGCTACGGCAAGCTGATCGCGCCGGTGTCGGTCTGGTGCAACTGGCTCGCCTGGTCTCCGATGCTCGCGCTCGGCTGCGGGCTCGCCGCGAGCTACGCGCTCACCTCGTTGTTCCCCGCCGACGCGGCGATCCAGCACTGGCAATGGACCCTCGCCAATCTCGGCTTCATCAAGCCCGGCCTCACGCTGCGCATCAACGCAACCTTCGTGATCGCCGCGGCACTGCTGCTGATCACGTTCCGGCTGCAGCACAGCGGCGCCTCGAAGGCGGCCCGCACGCAGCGCATCCTCGGCATCGCCTCGCTCACGCCGCTGCTGATCGTCGGCATCGTGCCGTTCGTGACCGGCGACGTGCCGATGTCCCATCTGCTGCCGCTGCTGCCGCTCGGCCACGATGCGCACGGCAACCTCACCGCCGAGCGCTTCGGCGCCTGGAACGGGCAGGGCGTGGTGATGGCGCTCGGCGCGATGTTCATGGCCGGCTGGGCCTCCTACGGCTTCGAGACGGCGGTCTGCTACACGCGTGAATTCCGCGATCCGCGCCGCGACACGGCCCGCGCGATCTTCTGGTCCGGCGCGCTGTGCCTGGTGGTGATGACGCTCGTGCCGATGGCGTTCCAGGGCGCGCTCGGCACCGGCGCGATGCTCGACCCGAGGATCGGCGACGGCACCGGCGTGGCCGCCGCGATGGCGCGCATGGTGGGCGGCGGCGCCTGGGTGGCCAACGCGATCGTGGTGATGCTGATGCTGTCGATCCTGCTGATCGTGATGACCTCGATGATGGGGTCGTCGCGCACGCTCTACCAGGCCTCGGTGGACGGCTGGCTGCCGAAGTACCTCTCGCACGTGAACGACCACGGCTCGCCGACGCGCGCGATGTGGACCGACCTCGGCTTCAACCTCGTGCTGCTGATGATGTCGGACTACATGACGGTGCTGTCGATCTCGAACGTCTGCTACATGATCTTCGTGTTCCTGAACCTGCAGTCGGGCTGGATCCACCGCATGGATCGCGGCGGCTGGGAGCGGCCGTTCCGCTGCCCGACCTGGCTGCTGGTGGCGGGCTCGGTGTGCGGCTACCTGAACCTCGTCTACGTCGGCGCGGGCGCGAACCTGCAGGGCGACGGCACGCTGCGCAACGGGCTGATCGCGATGCTGCTGATCGTGCCGGTGTTCCTCTACCGCCACTACTGGCAGGATCGCGGCCGGTTCCCGGAGCCGATGAGGCGCGACATGGCGCTGGACGTGCCGCGCCGGCACCGGCTCTACGACGCGGCGCCTTACGTGGCGCTGATCGCGGCGGCGCTGACGATCGCGGTTTCGTACCGCCTGGCCTGGGGTTGA
- a CDS encoding hybrid-cluster NAD(P)-dependent oxidoreductase → MMRDAAHFEPVDSRVTQPDFWRALPERWTSDVEETLTCCHVRQETHDVKSFFFRSPAGRAFAFEPGQFVTLELEIDGETINRCYTISSSPARPHTLSITVKRVPGGRVSNWLHDNLQAGAAVRVLGPAGDFTCARHPARKYLFLSAGSGVTPLMSMSRAHHDLAEDRDIVFVHSARTPDDIIFARELDLIAANQANFRTSFVCERIGARTNWHGVTGYLSLPLLKLVAPDFMEREVFTCGPAPYMKAVRELLDEAGFDRKRYHEESFSFETLLDEAAPEVVETLVEEGVPVPDTTHYSVTFARSHREISCGTDQHVLDAARQAGVRLPSSCSQGMCGTCKVKLVSGQVEMKHNGGIRQREIDQGMVLLCCSKPLSDLVVDK, encoded by the coding sequence ATGATGCGAGATGCCGCCCATTTCGAACCGGTGGACAGCCGCGTGACGCAGCCCGACTTCTGGCGCGCGTTGCCGGAGCGCTGGACCAGCGACGTCGAGGAAACGCTGACCTGCTGCCATGTGCGGCAGGAGACGCACGACGTGAAGAGTTTCTTCTTCCGCTCGCCCGCCGGCCGCGCGTTCGCGTTCGAGCCGGGCCAGTTCGTCACGCTCGAACTCGAGATCGACGGCGAGACGATCAACCGCTGCTACACGATCTCGTCGTCGCCGGCGCGCCCGCACACGCTGTCGATCACGGTCAAGCGCGTGCCGGGCGGGCGCGTCTCGAACTGGCTGCACGACAACCTGCAGGCGGGCGCGGCGGTGCGCGTGCTCGGCCCGGCCGGCGACTTCACCTGCGCGCGCCATCCGGCCCGCAAGTACCTGTTCCTGTCGGCCGGCTCGGGTGTCACGCCGCTGATGTCGATGAGCCGCGCGCACCACGATCTCGCCGAGGATCGCGACATCGTGTTCGTCCACAGCGCGCGCACGCCCGACGACATCATCTTCGCGCGCGAGCTGGACCTGATCGCCGCGAACCAGGCCAACTTCCGCACCTCATTCGTCTGCGAGCGGATCGGCGCGCGCACCAACTGGCACGGCGTGACGGGCTACCTGTCGCTGCCGCTGCTGAAGCTGGTCGCGCCGGACTTCATGGAGCGCGAGGTGTTCACCTGCGGGCCGGCGCCGTACATGAAGGCGGTGCGCGAGCTGCTGGACGAGGCCGGCTTCGACCGCAAGCGGTATCACGAGGAAAGCTTCTCGTTCGAGACGCTGCTGGACGAGGCCGCGCCCGAGGTGGTCGAGACGCTCGTCGAGGAAGGCGTGCCGGTGCCAGACACCACGCACTACAGCGTCACGTTCGCCAGGAGCCACCGCGAGATCAGCTGCGGCACCGACCAGCACGTGCTCGACGCGGCGCGCCAGGCCGGCGTGCGGCTGCCCTCGTCGTGCTCGCAGGGGATGTGCGGCACCTGCAAGGTCAAGCTCGTGTCGGGGCAGGTGGAGATGAAGCACAACGGCGGCATCCGCCAGCGCGAGATCGACCAGGGCATGGTGCTGCTCTGCTGCAGCAAGCCGCTGTCGGACCTGGTGGTCGACAAGTGA
- a CDS encoding drug:proton antiporter, translating into MNSSRKPSRIAVLVSVGRHPVSGAPRYSRNDAAALEIGRALAAEHGARLEVLHAGDPANPALADYLALGASRVEVLECQPGDEAIGPLAERLAGCDLVLTGTRAEGAFDTGMLPYQIAARLDFGLAGTAVDVALRDGCAEIRQFLPKGLRRKVAVKLPAVVAVHPLAGVEPRYAYARLREGRIEARPAAVAPSAELEAWASAPAGRKPVRLAAAEKRSGHARMLSATTTESRGGNVVIEGSSVEKAQVILAYLREHQLIDY; encoded by the coding sequence ATGAACAGCTCCCGCAAGCCGTCGCGCATCGCCGTGCTGGTATCGGTCGGCCGGCATCCCGTGAGCGGCGCGCCGCGCTACAGCCGCAACGACGCGGCCGCGCTCGAGATCGGCCGCGCGCTGGCCGCCGAACACGGCGCGCGGCTGGAAGTGCTGCACGCGGGCGACCCCGCGAATCCGGCGCTCGCCGACTATCTCGCGCTCGGCGCGAGCCGGGTGGAGGTGCTCGAATGCCAGCCCGGCGACGAAGCGATCGGCCCGCTCGCCGAGCGGCTGGCCGGCTGCGATCTGGTGCTGACCGGCACGCGCGCCGAAGGCGCGTTCGACACCGGCATGCTGCCGTACCAGATCGCGGCGCGGCTCGATTTCGGGCTGGCGGGCACGGCCGTGGACGTCGCGCTGCGCGACGGTTGCGCCGAGATCCGGCAGTTCCTGCCCAAGGGCCTGCGCCGCAAGGTGGCCGTGAAGCTGCCGGCGGTGGTGGCCGTGCATCCGCTCGCTGGCGTCGAGCCGCGCTACGCCTACGCGCGGCTGCGCGAGGGCCGCATCGAAGCGCGCCCGGCGGCGGTCGCGCCGTCGGCCGAACTCGAGGCCTGGGCGAGCGCGCCCGCCGGGCGCAAGCCGGTCAGGCTGGCGGCCGCCGAGAAGCGCTCCGGGCACGCGCGGATGCTGTCCGCGACCACCACCGAGAGTCGCGGCGGCAACGTCGTAATTGAGGGGAGTTCGGTCGAAAAAGCACAAGTGATCCTGGCGTATTTGCGCGAGCATCAACTGATCGATTACTGA